One part of the Candidatus Kouleothrix ribensis genome encodes these proteins:
- a CDS encoding AAA family ATPase: protein MGDQFALTPIAGRQHERAVLWGQLEAALGGRLRVALLAGEPGIGKTRLLDDLADRAGAAGMLVLRGGASDAAGMPPYLPLLEAIGQYVRSASDELLRTHAGALAPVLATIIPEIALRLGTLPASYPLPAEQARLRLFEAVGALLATLASAAGLAIVLDDLHWADQATLDLLGYIARRQPAARLLIVGAYREGEITEPAAFGRTIADLTRLHALATVAVGRLDAPDLDTLLSAYLGGPAEPDVGARLLAHSEGNPFFAEELLRSWMEAGALARSGASWRLDQSLAGPLPGSIVLAVRQRVARLTPACADLLRTAALIGRGFAPELLAEVAGQDIEHVEDLLVTATQAQLIRAAGAGLLSFSHDKIRECLYDEVPPQRRRRLHGLIGQALVARPEPAGAPQLAALAFHFTRSGDHESGIAYSRRAAEQALRAHAPDSAIAHLRTALALLGANDNRRGELLLALGEAASAADQGPAAIEALAEARAWFVQRGDRPGAGRAAYRQGQAYWRIEALGQALAAFEAALVLLEGQPSPELVLTLIDLASLQAMSLHQHEPGMAYSQRALALAHSLEDDRLIASASRAAGNIDVRNGNLAAGITLLEQALALADQADDPVEAAECCAQLSHACYWAGETARAFALAERQLAYAHRTHDAYQLRHMYSLLARGASLQGRWEDAERWIAAAQREVEQLASPEPRAFLQMTRGDLAYERGDYPAALADYAVAIEAFRVLGPGALVWYLGQYGLAQLAANAYDTARRIAGELAALVEPLPALAMSSAGPLATLALIALDLGDQEQIAALTPRLRPFQGQFHDYLIDRVLGQLLTAQRDWVAAEGLLESAAASARRNSLAPELARTLEAQAALALARGHGSAARSLLADARAVYESLAHPRAMLLRAQPAGQGSRARGPARAYPAGLSPREVEVLRLVVAGSSNREIAAALTLSEKTVANHLASIFAKIGADNRAAAAAFAVRHQLA from the coding sequence GTGGGTGATCAGTTTGCACTAACCCCAATAGCCGGGCGGCAGCACGAGCGCGCTGTGCTGTGGGGCCAGCTCGAGGCGGCCCTGGGTGGGCGGCTGCGCGTGGCGCTGCTTGCCGGCGAGCCGGGCATCGGCAAAACCCGCCTGCTCGATGATCTGGCTGACCGAGCCGGCGCTGCGGGTATGCTTGTGCTGCGCGGTGGTGCCTCCGACGCGGCCGGAATGCCGCCATACCTACCGCTGCTCGAGGCGATCGGCCAGTATGTCCGCTCGGCTTCCGATGAGCTGCTGCGCACACACGCCGGCGCGCTGGCGCCTGTACTCGCCACAATTATTCCCGAGATCGCGCTGCGGTTGGGCACACTGCCGGCCAGCTACCCGCTGCCGGCCGAGCAAGCGCGCCTGCGCCTGTTCGAGGCGGTCGGGGCGCTGCTGGCCACGCTGGCGTCGGCGGCCGGGCTGGCGATTGTGCTCGACGACCTGCACTGGGCCGATCAGGCCACGCTCGACCTGCTGGGCTATATCGCGCGGCGCCAGCCGGCCGCCCGGCTGCTGATCGTGGGCGCCTACCGCGAGGGCGAGATCACCGAGCCGGCCGCGTTCGGCCGCACCATTGCCGACCTGACCCGCCTGCACGCGCTCGCCACGGTTGCTGTCGGCCGGCTGGACGCCCCCGACCTGGACACACTGCTGTCGGCGTACCTTGGCGGCCCGGCCGAGCCAGACGTTGGCGCGCGGCTGCTGGCCCATAGCGAGGGCAACCCGTTCTTCGCCGAAGAGCTGCTGCGCAGCTGGATGGAGGCTGGCGCGCTGGCACGCTCCGGGGCCAGCTGGCGGCTCGATCAGTCGCTGGCAGGGCCGCTGCCTGGCAGCATCGTGCTGGCGGTGCGCCAGCGCGTGGCGCGCCTGACACCGGCCTGCGCCGATCTGCTGCGCACTGCCGCGCTGATCGGCCGTGGCTTCGCACCCGAACTGCTGGCCGAGGTCGCCGGCCAGGATATCGAGCATGTCGAGGATCTCCTGGTCACAGCCACTCAGGCCCAGCTGATCCGGGCGGCCGGTGCGGGCTTGCTGAGCTTCAGCCACGACAAGATCCGCGAATGCCTGTACGACGAAGTGCCGCCGCAGCGGCGGCGACGCCTGCACGGGTTGATCGGCCAGGCGCTCGTAGCCCGGCCCGAGCCGGCCGGTGCGCCGCAGCTGGCCGCGCTGGCCTTTCATTTCACACGCAGCGGCGACCACGAGTCCGGCATAGCGTATAGCCGGCGCGCAGCTGAGCAGGCGCTGCGCGCGCACGCGCCCGATTCGGCCATCGCGCACCTGCGCACCGCGCTGGCACTACTCGGCGCCAACGACAACCGGCGGGGCGAGCTGCTGCTGGCGCTGGGCGAGGCAGCCAGCGCCGCCGATCAGGGGCCTGCCGCGATCGAGGCGCTGGCCGAGGCGCGGGCCTGGTTCGTGCAGCGCGGCGATCGGCCCGGCGCCGGGCGGGCCGCATACCGCCAGGGCCAGGCGTACTGGCGGATCGAGGCGCTGGGCCAGGCGCTGGCAGCCTTCGAGGCGGCGCTGGTATTGCTCGAAGGCCAGCCCTCGCCCGAGCTGGTGCTGACGCTGATCGACCTGGCCAGCCTGCAGGCGATGAGCCTGCATCAACACGAGCCTGGGATGGCGTATAGCCAGCGGGCGCTCGCGCTGGCGCATAGCCTCGAAGATGATCGGCTGATCGCGTCGGCCAGCCGGGCTGCCGGTAATATCGATGTGCGCAACGGCAACCTGGCGGCAGGCATCACGCTGCTCGAGCAGGCACTGGCGCTGGCCGACCAGGCCGACGATCCAGTCGAAGCCGCTGAGTGTTGCGCGCAGCTCAGCCACGCCTGCTATTGGGCCGGCGAGACGGCGCGCGCGTTTGCGCTGGCCGAGCGCCAGCTGGCCTATGCCCACCGCACCCACGATGCCTACCAGCTTCGCCATATGTACAGCTTGCTCGCCAGGGGCGCATCGCTCCAGGGCCGCTGGGAAGACGCCGAGCGCTGGATTGCCGCAGCCCAGCGCGAGGTTGAGCAGCTGGCCAGCCCCGAACCGCGCGCCTTCTTGCAGATGACGCGTGGCGACCTGGCCTACGAGCGCGGCGACTACCCCGCCGCCCTGGCAGATTATGCCGTGGCGATCGAGGCCTTTCGCGTGCTCGGCCCCGGCGCGCTGGTCTGGTACCTTGGCCAATATGGCCTGGCACAGCTGGCGGCCAACGCCTACGACACGGCTCGGCGCATAGCCGGTGAGCTTGCCGCGCTGGTGGAACCCCTGCCCGCGCTGGCAATGTCGAGCGCCGGGCCGCTCGCAACGCTGGCCCTGATCGCGCTCGACCTGGGCGATCAGGAGCAAATTGCGGCGCTGACGCCACGCCTACGGCCCTTCCAGGGCCAATTTCACGATTACCTGATCGACCGTGTGCTGGGCCAGCTGCTCACTGCGCAGCGCGACTGGGTTGCCGCCGAGGGCTTGCTCGAGTCGGCGGCCGCGTCGGCGCGGCGCAACAGCCTGGCGCCCGAGCTGGCGCGCACGCTCGAGGCGCAGGCCGCGCTGGCGCTGGCGCGTGGGCATGGCTCCGCAGCGCGCAGCCTGCTGGCCGATGCACGCGCAGTGTACGAGTCGCTCGCGCATCCCCGAGCCATGCTGCTTCGCGCGCAGCCTGCCGGCCAGGGTAGCCGCGCGCGCGGCCCAGCCAGGGCCTACCCGGCCGGCCTCAGCCCGCGCGAGGTCGAGGTGTTGCGGCTGGTAGTGGCTGGCAGCAGCAACCGCGAGATCGCGGCGGCGCTGACCCTCAGCGAGAAGACTGTCGCCAACCATCTGGCCAGCATTTTCGCCAAGATCGGCGCCGACAACCGTGCCGCCGCCGCCGCCTTCGCCGTCAGGCACCAGCTGGCCTGA
- a CDS encoding amidohydrolase family protein, whose protein sequence is MPTVGDHPSDGPGRWHLHAVRLPDGLHAEDWWIVDGRWSDTPVPGARPLPGAWFVPGGLADVHVHVTMNFNGFALVDGSAALIAANLAAQRQAGVLMLRDTGLAWGGRLGAAQPAGEPLVQRAGRIHAPPGRGYPQICADTPAIQLIAAARAEIAAGATWVKILADFPGPDGNWLAAPVNYTPEDVRALVEAVHAAGARVAAHTTGPAAGALVRAGVDSIEHGSLLDAEALEEMGRRGVAWVPTLATAIKHLGGLARLAGPPGELVRAWFARTRELLPLAVSLGVPVLAGTDELPHGTIAAEVAALHAHGLSAQQALAAASTAAHTYLGAPPMAAGAPAYLASFAGDPRLQLDLLARPAAVVAAGIRII, encoded by the coding sequence ATGCCTACAGTTGGAGATCATCCGTCCGACGGGCCTGGACGCTGGCATCTGCACGCGGTGCGCCTGCCCGATGGCCTGCACGCCGAAGACTGGTGGATCGTTGATGGCCGCTGGAGCGACACGCCGGTGCCGGGAGCGCGCCCGCTGCCGGGTGCCTGGTTTGTACCTGGCGGCCTGGCCGATGTCCATGTCCATGTCACAATGAACTTCAACGGCTTCGCGCTCGTCGATGGCAGCGCGGCGCTGATCGCCGCAAACCTGGCTGCGCAACGCCAGGCCGGCGTGCTGATGCTGCGCGACACTGGCCTGGCCTGGGGTGGGCGGCTGGGGGCTGCTCAGCCGGCGGGCGAGCCGCTTGTGCAGCGCGCCGGCCGGATACATGCGCCACCCGGCCGCGGCTACCCGCAGATTTGCGCCGATACCCCAGCCATCCAGCTGATCGCTGCGGCGCGCGCCGAGATTGCGGCCGGCGCGACCTGGGTGAAGATTCTGGCGGATTTCCCCGGCCCCGACGGCAACTGGTTGGCCGCGCCGGTCAACTACACGCCCGAAGACGTGCGCGCGCTGGTCGAGGCCGTACACGCAGCAGGCGCCAGGGTGGCGGCCCATACCACTGGCCCGGCAGCCGGTGCGCTCGTGCGCGCCGGGGTCGACTCGATCGAGCACGGCTCGCTACTCGACGCCGAGGCGCTCGAAGAGATGGGCCGGCGCGGCGTGGCATGGGTGCCAACGTTGGCGACGGCGATCAAGCATCTGGGCGGCCTGGCCAGGCTGGCCGGCCCGCCGGGCGAGCTGGTGCGCGCCTGGTTCGCACGCACGCGCGAGCTGCTGCCGCTGGCCGTGTCGCTGGGGGTGCCGGTGCTGGCCGGCACCGACGAGCTGCCGCACGGCACGATCGCGGCCGAGGTAGCCGCGCTGCACGCCCACGGCCTTTCGGCACAGCAGGCGCTTGCCGCCGCCTCGACGGCGGCCCACACCTACCTGGGGGCGCCGCCTATGGCCGCTGGCGCCCCGGCCTACCTGGCCAGCTTCGCGGGTGATCCGCGCCTGCAGCTTGATCTGCTCGCACGCCCGGCAGCTGTCGTAGCCGCTGGTATTCGCATCATCTGA
- a CDS encoding ABC transporter ATP-binding protein, whose product MDHLSDLQLELNELSVGYGARRVLAGVSLTLRAGETLVVAGANGSGKSTLLRLLCGLQRPSAGTVRYCLGGQRLPPEHARHLVGWVAPDLQLYRELTALENLQFFAQVRGLHIAAAELDALLGEVGLAGRGDDLLAAYSSGMAQRLRYAYALLHRPCVLLLDEPTVTLDERGAAVVDQIVARQRTSGITVVATNDPRELRHGDYVLRLSPP is encoded by the coding sequence ATGGATCATCTGAGCGACCTGCAACTCGAGCTAAACGAGCTGAGCGTGGGCTATGGCGCGCGGCGCGTGCTGGCCGGCGTGAGCCTGACACTGCGCGCAGGTGAGACGCTGGTGGTGGCCGGGGCCAACGGCAGCGGCAAGAGCACACTACTGCGGCTGCTGTGTGGCCTGCAGCGCCCCAGCGCGGGCACGGTACGCTACTGCCTGGGTGGCCAGCGCCTGCCGCCCGAGCACGCGCGCCACCTGGTTGGCTGGGTCGCGCCCGACCTGCAACTGTACCGCGAGCTGACGGCGCTCGAGAACCTCCAGTTCTTCGCGCAGGTGCGTGGCCTGCACATCGCCGCGGCCGAGCTCGACGCATTGCTCGGCGAGGTCGGGCTGGCCGGGCGCGGCGACGACCTGCTGGCGGCCTACTCTTCGGGCATGGCCCAGCGGCTGCGCTACGCCTACGCGCTGCTGCACCGCCCCTGCGTGCTGCTGCTCGACGAACCGACCGTCACACTCGACGAGCGCGGCGCAGCGGTGGTCGACCAGATCGTCGCGCGCCAGCGCACCAGTGGCATCACGGTGGTCGCCACCAACGACCCGCGCGAGCTACGCCATGGTGATTATGTGCTGCGGCTCAGCCCGCCGTGA
- a CDS encoding heme exporter protein CcmB, protein MLSEQTDNLTLSAQNPKLLPAAWAVFRKDVRAELRTRYALNAVALFAVSTVVALSLGLGPLTRSADLPLIHAALLWIAILFAAFTGLARAFVQEEEARTAAALRLAAPPIAVYLGKLLFNLALLLLLDALTAVLFVVLLRVQIGNLGLFATLLLAGSLGLVAATTLIAAIIARASVKGALFAVLSFPLLAPLLVVAIKGTALALEGAEWARGLAPLQVLLAYTVALFVASLFLFGSVWEA, encoded by the coding sequence ATGCTGAGCGAACAAACCGACAATCTAACCCTCAGCGCGCAGAATCCAAAGCTCCTCCCAGCCGCCTGGGCCGTGTTCCGCAAAGATGTGCGCGCCGAGCTACGCACGCGCTACGCGCTGAACGCCGTGGCGCTGTTCGCCGTGAGCACGGTGGTGGCGCTGAGCCTGGGGCTTGGCCCGCTGACGCGCAGCGCCGACCTGCCGCTGATCCACGCGGCGCTGCTGTGGATCGCCATCCTGTTCGCGGCCTTCACCGGGCTGGCGCGCGCGTTTGTGCAAGAAGAAGAGGCCCGCACGGCTGCCGCGCTACGGCTGGCCGCCCCGCCGATCGCGGTGTACCTCGGCAAGCTGCTGTTCAACCTGGCGCTGCTGCTGCTGCTCGACGCACTCACGGCGGTGTTGTTCGTGGTGCTGCTGCGCGTGCAGATCGGCAACCTGGGCCTGTTTGCTACGCTGCTGCTGGCCGGCAGCCTGGGCCTGGTGGCCGCCACCACGCTGATCGCCGCGATCATCGCGCGCGCCAGCGTTAAGGGCGCGCTATTCGCAGTGCTATCGTTCCCGCTGCTGGCGCCGCTGCTGGTGGTGGCGATCAAAGGCACGGCGCTGGCGCTCGAGGGCGCCGAGTGGGCGCGCGGCCTGGCGCCGCTGCAGGTGCTGCTGGCCTATACCGTCGCGCTGTTCGTGGCCTCGCTGTTCCTGTTCGGCAGCGTCTGGGAGGCGTAG
- the ccsA gene encoding cytochrome c biogenesis protein CcsA, whose translation MAARAQLAQAAKLLLGLWIAGVVVAMFLVVPQYVGLGEAGRIIIMHVPTAWVTSLAFAVSAVYSALYLWRRRPEHDAAAIAAAEVGLIFCILATVTGSIFAQIVWGVFWNWDPRETSIVVLLLIYAAYFALRSALDDPERRRRLAAVYNLFAAVTMPFLLFVAPRVAESTLHPNCAFIQGSKCEGITLSTQPGGVKLGQLGSSDIVLELISLEQRGNLAVATVNVRGMGGRSLGTLAPTLELGSGKPADRPNFEGQRFTLALEAADLANGTARLNMEAPGSGLLANQRTLWIFLASIAGFSGLFVWMYRLRAAMLVLHERLAQREGSYAELPA comes from the coding sequence ATGGCTGCAAGAGCACAGCTCGCGCAGGCTGCCAAGCTGCTGCTAGGGCTCTGGATTGCCGGCGTGGTCGTGGCCATGTTTCTGGTCGTGCCGCAGTATGTCGGCCTGGGCGAAGCCGGGCGGATCATCATTATGCATGTGCCCACCGCCTGGGTTACCTCGCTGGCGTTTGCGGTTTCGGCAGTGTACAGCGCGCTGTACCTGTGGCGCCGCCGCCCCGAGCACGATGCCGCCGCCATTGCTGCGGCCGAGGTCGGCCTGATCTTCTGTATCCTCGCCACCGTCACCGGCTCAATCTTTGCCCAGATCGTCTGGGGTGTGTTCTGGAACTGGGATCCGCGCGAAACCTCGATTGTCGTGCTACTGCTGATCTACGCGGCCTACTTCGCCTTGCGATCGGCGCTCGACGACCCTGAGCGGCGCCGGCGGCTGGCGGCGGTGTACAACCTGTTCGCCGCCGTCACCATGCCCTTCCTGCTGTTTGTGGCGCCACGGGTGGCCGAGAGCACCCTGCACCCGAACTGTGCATTCATTCAAGGCAGCAAATGCGAGGGGATTACCCTCTCGACCCAGCCGGGCGGCGTGAAGCTTGGCCAGCTCGGCAGCTCCGACATTGTGCTCGAGCTGATCAGCCTCGAGCAGCGCGGCAACCTGGCGGTGGCCACCGTGAATGTGCGCGGCATGGGCGGGCGCTCGCTCGGCACGCTCGCACCCACGCTCGAGCTGGGCAGCGGCAAGCCGGCCGACCGGCCGAACTTCGAGGGCCAACGCTTTACGCTGGCGCTCGAGGCCGCCGACCTGGCTAATGGCACCGCCCGGCTGAACATGGAGGCACCTGGCAGCGGGCTGCTGGCCAACCAACGCACGCTCTGGATCTTCCTGGCCTCGATCGCCGGCTTCTCCGGCCTGTTCGTGTGGATGTATCGCCTGCGCGCCGCTATGCTTGTGCTGCACGAGCGGCTGGCGCAACGTGAGGGCAGCTATGCCGAACTTCCTGCTTGA
- a CDS encoding CcmD family protein yields the protein MPNFLLDPGIAIYAAMAVALVVWLGIFAFLWRLDRLARELRRKLDQQPRAEAAAPRATLEVRAAHPPARLATNDE from the coding sequence ATGCCGAACTTCCTGCTTGACCCAGGCATCGCGATCTATGCGGCGATGGCGGTGGCCCTGGTGGTATGGCTCGGGATCTTCGCCTTCCTGTGGCGGCTCGACCGGCTCGCGCGCGAGCTGCGCCGCAAGCTCGATCAGCAGCCGCGCGCCGAGGCCGCTGCGCCGCGCGCGACGCTCGAGGTGCGCGCTGCGCATCCGCCCGCGCGCCTGGCTACGAATGATGAGTGA
- a CDS encoding cytochrome c maturation protein CcmE: MATASSDFGRRGFVLKPLHIIGIAIIALAIGLGYYGLQSALRPYTTSVAEAIDSGRGVQLAGYLVPGEQGHYDAQSNFTFQMQDNTGKVVQVVYPKVKPANFEQAISIVAIGRYDSSKGVFLADDMLVKCPSKYQEQLDQSQG, from the coding sequence ATGGCAACAGCCTCTAGCGATTTCGGCCGGCGTGGCTTCGTGCTCAAGCCGCTGCATATCATCGGCATCGCGATTATTGCGCTGGCGATTGGGCTGGGCTACTACGGCCTGCAGAGCGCACTGCGCCCATACACCACCAGCGTCGCCGAGGCGATCGACAGCGGGCGCGGCGTGCAGCTGGCCGGCTACCTGGTGCCCGGCGAGCAGGGCCACTACGATGCCCAGAGCAACTTCACCTTCCAGATGCAAGATAACACCGGCAAGGTTGTGCAGGTGGTCTACCCAAAAGTCAAGCCGGCCAACTTCGAGCAGGCGATCAGCATCGTGGCGATCGGTCGCTACGATTCGTCTAAGGGCGTGTTCCTGGCCGACGACATGCTGGTGAAATGCCCCTCGAAATACCAAGAGCAGCTCGACCAATCGCAAGGGTGA
- the ccsA gene encoding cytochrome c biogenesis protein CcsA, giving the protein MYLLGTILIMSGIVAASVATVGYALVPGGNTAALAYGRIGTRAAFGAVLAVAALIMYLFLARRYDIQYVYDYSSADLEFGFRIAAMWAGQPGSFVVWALWGLIAAQLLVRRTRHAEPYVLSVLMLIQAALLVFMLVRNPFIPFTDPATGAAATPADGKGLNELLHNPWMIIHPPILFIGYALMAVPFAFAIGGLWRRDYDGWARAALPWALAAWSFLGLALLLGGYWAYETLNWGGYWGWDPVENSSLVPWLTTTALIHTLLIQRTSGGMRRANFALAILTYVLVFYATFLTRTGVLSSFSVHSFVAEGLKSIMTGFLAALALFGFGFLALRWRDIPSRPISEKLLSRDSFFVLMALGLLVIAGVITLGTSMPVISAIPGVGHALQSFFGAAFELDRGQAIDPSAPAFTDGRFGLVAGFYHATVPPLAIILVLLMIVGPLLGWRDTSMRHLLRTLRWPALAAVLVACAGVLLGARDLLPLAYIGLGAFAAGTNIVMIVRTLRGGWLRIGGYLAHVGLAVLLTGVVGSSFYATPELRLSLPQGQKISAYGYDFEFHDWKLNEQGRGVLDLSMTRRGSTYRAQPNLYLNPRMGATMATPSIKSEFFQDVYVSPQEYQPAIDRNSTQLSVNDKREIGPYTITFLGFDAAESHGGNSGDIGAQLKVTYQGQDTVVSPIIRLVANETDPAKALQHLPADLPGGKTVVFDDFNPLQRWVLVRVTGLDLPVEPAKAVITVSVKPGILLVWLGVIIGVLGGLIALVRRTLEGRWQPGGARSRLPRGLANLLRSPRP; this is encoded by the coding sequence ATGTACTTACTCGGCACGATCTTAATCATGAGCGGCATCGTCGCCGCGTCGGTCGCGACGGTTGGGTATGCGCTGGTGCCGGGCGGCAACACCGCTGCGCTGGCCTACGGCCGCATCGGCACGCGCGCCGCGTTTGGCGCGGTGCTGGCGGTGGCAGCGCTGATCATGTACCTATTCCTGGCCCGGCGCTACGATATTCAGTATGTGTACGATTACAGCTCGGCCGACCTCGAATTTGGCTTTCGCATCGCCGCTATGTGGGCCGGCCAACCCGGCTCGTTTGTGGTCTGGGCGCTGTGGGGCCTGATCGCCGCCCAGCTGCTGGTGCGCCGCACCCGCCACGCCGAGCCGTATGTGCTGAGCGTGCTGATGCTGATCCAGGCCGCGCTGCTGGTGTTCATGCTCGTGCGCAACCCGTTCATCCCATTCACCGATCCGGCCACCGGCGCGGCGGCGACACCGGCCGACGGCAAGGGCCTGAACGAGCTGCTGCACAACCCCTGGATGATCATTCACCCGCCCATCCTGTTCATCGGCTACGCGCTCATGGCTGTGCCGTTCGCCTTCGCGATCGGCGGGCTGTGGCGGCGCGACTACGACGGCTGGGCGCGCGCGGCGTTGCCCTGGGCGCTGGCGGCCTGGTCGTTTCTGGGCCTGGCGCTGCTGCTGGGCGGCTACTGGGCCTACGAGACGCTCAACTGGGGCGGCTACTGGGGCTGGGATCCGGTCGAGAACTCGTCGCTGGTGCCCTGGCTCACCACGACTGCGCTCATTCATACGCTGCTGATCCAGCGCACCAGCGGCGGCATGCGCCGGGCTAACTTCGCGCTGGCCATCCTGACGTATGTGCTGGTGTTCTACGCCACCTTCCTCACCCGCACCGGCGTGCTCTCGTCGTTCTCAGTCCACTCGTTCGTGGCCGAGGGCCTGAAGAGCATCATGACCGGCTTCCTGGCCGCGCTGGCGCTGTTCGGCTTCGGCTTTCTGGCGCTGCGCTGGCGCGACATCCCCAGCCGGCCGATCTCGGAGAAGCTGCTCTCGCGCGATAGCTTCTTCGTGCTCATGGCCCTGGGCCTGCTGGTGATCGCCGGCGTGATCACGCTCGGCACCTCGATGCCGGTGATCTCGGCCATCCCCGGCGTGGGCCACGCGCTCCAGAGCTTCTTCGGCGCCGCGTTCGAGCTCGACCGCGGCCAGGCCATCGATCCGAGCGCACCCGCGTTTACCGATGGGCGCTTCGGCCTGGTGGCCGGCTTCTACCACGCCACCGTGCCGCCGCTGGCGATCATCCTGGTGCTGCTCATGATCGTCGGGCCGCTGCTGGGCTGGCGCGACACCAGCATGCGCCACCTGCTGCGCACGCTGCGCTGGCCGGCGCTCGCGGCCGTGCTGGTGGCCTGCGCGGGCGTGCTGCTCGGCGCGCGCGATCTGCTGCCGCTGGCCTATATCGGCCTGGGCGCGTTCGCGGCCGGCACCAACATCGTTATGATCGTGCGCACACTGCGCGGCGGCTGGCTGCGCATCGGCGGCTACCTGGCCCACGTGGGCCTGGCGGTGCTGCTCACCGGCGTGGTTGGCTCGAGCTTCTACGCCACGCCCGAGCTGCGGCTCTCGCTGCCGCAGGGCCAGAAGATTAGCGCGTATGGCTACGACTTCGAGTTCCACGATTGGAAGCTGAACGAGCAGGGCCGCGGCGTGCTCGACCTGAGCATGACCCGCCGCGGCAGCACCTACCGCGCGCAGCCGAACCTGTACCTCAACCCACGCATGGGCGCGACGATGGCCACGCCGTCGATCAAGAGCGAGTTCTTCCAGGATGTGTATGTCTCACCACAGGAGTACCAGCCCGCGATCGACCGCAATAGCACCCAGCTGTCGGTGAACGACAAGCGCGAGATCGGGCCGTACACGATCACGTTCCTGGGCTTCGATGCGGCCGAGTCGCACGGCGGCAATAGCGGCGACATCGGCGCTCAGCTGAAGGTGACATACCAGGGCCAGGATACGGTCGTGTCGCCGATCATCCGGCTAGTGGCCAACGAGACCGACCCGGCCAAGGCGTTGCAGCACCTCCCGGCCGACCTGCCGGGCGGCAAGACGGTGGTGTTCGACGACTTCAACCCGCTGCAGCGCTGGGTTCTTGTGCGCGTCACCGGGCTGGATCTGCCGGTTGAGCCGGCCAAGGCGGTGATCACGGTCAGCGTCAAGCCGGGCATCTTGCTGGTGTGGCTGGGTGTGATTATCGGTGTGCTGGGGGGCCTGATCGCGCTGGTGCGCCGCACGCTCGAGGGCCGCTGGCAGCCCGGCGGGGCGCGCTCGCGCCTGCCGCGCGGCCTGGCCAACTTGCTGCGCAGCCCTCGACCATAG
- a CDS encoding DnaJ domain-containing protein, producing the protein MTTSYDHYETLQVHPKADAAAIEAAYQRLRERYDPARLDGAADELLELARAKRDAIEYAYAVLGDPQRRAAYDAEHQAPKTGPQEPGRANQAHAAPHVPATAARSSIPGAADQPLDYRPLPPARRQERPRGAAETLAQAPLGRAARPGRAPRPRLAQRLTVPIALAGVLVLIVASSLLLTNGGGPPPAAPTATPSPFDIYEANIPKAQSFAEQNSTSAQAWIDLGNLLYDSAQIVREQAPDSPVYQQRLGRWLQATSAYSQALALEPGNAPARADLGASSCFYGAGTGDQSFVQKGMAEVRRAATIAPDDARVLISMGHCLVSTQPPQIDAAIASWQRVIERNPSSPLVSQAQVLIDRYR; encoded by the coding sequence ATGACAACCAGCTACGATCATTACGAGACCCTGCAAGTCCATCCTAAGGCCGACGCTGCTGCGATCGAGGCCGCGTACCAGCGCTTGCGCGAACGCTACGACCCGGCCAGGCTCGACGGCGCCGCCGACGAACTGCTCGAGCTGGCCCGCGCCAAGCGCGACGCGATTGAGTATGCCTACGCCGTGCTAGGCGACCCGCAGCGCCGCGCCGCGTACGATGCCGAGCACCAGGCACCAAAAACTGGCCCCCAGGAACCCGGCCGCGCAAACCAGGCCCACGCCGCGCCACACGTGCCGGCTACCGCCGCGCGATCGTCGATCCCCGGCGCGGCCGACCAGCCGCTCGACTACCGGCCGCTGCCGCCGGCCAGGCGCCAGGAGCGCCCACGCGGCGCGGCCGAAACACTCGCGCAGGCGCCGCTCGGCCGCGCGGCCCGGCCAGGCCGGGCGCCCCGGCCCCGGCTGGCCCAGCGCTTGACTGTGCCGATCGCGCTGGCCGGCGTGCTGGTGCTGATCGTCGCCAGCAGCCTGCTGCTGACCAATGGCGGTGGCCCGCCGCCAGCAGCGCCAACCGCAACGCCCTCGCCATTCGATATCTACGAGGCCAACATCCCCAAGGCCCAGAGCTTCGCCGAGCAGAACTCCACCAGCGCGCAGGCCTGGATCGACCTGGGCAACCTGCTGTACGATAGCGCGCAGATTGTGCGCGAGCAGGCGCCCGATAGCCCCGTGTATCAGCAGCGGCTCGGGCGCTGGCTCCAGGCCACCAGCGCCTACAGCCAGGCGCTGGCGCTCGAGCCGGGTAACGCCCCCGCACGCGCCGATCTGGGCGCCAGCTCGTGTTTCTACGGCGCAGGCACCGGCGACCAGAGCTTCGTGCAGAAGGGGATGGCCGAAGTTCGGCGCGCCGCTACGATCGCCCCCGACGATGCGCGCGTGCTGATCAGCATGGGCCACTGCCTGGTGAGCACCCAGCCGCCCCAGATCGATGCGGCGATTGCCAGCTGGCAGCGCGTGATCGAGCGCAACCCTTCCTCGCCACTGGTGAGCCAGGCCCAGGTGCTGATCGATAGATATCGTTAG